GTTTGTGCACTATAAAGCACCGGGAAGTCCTCAATCGTGGAGATTATTATGTGCTTACCCTTCTTTTCTCCCAGTGCCAGGGCCACTCCCTTGAGGGCGATATTAGAGGACTCGGTGCTCCCGGATGTGAAGATAAACTCCTCACCCGATGCACCCAGGGCACCGGCCAGTTTCTCCCTGGCCTCAGTCAGCGTCTCCCGCGCCTCGATTCCCAGCGAATAGCCAAACTCCGAGGTGGCCACAGCGAAGGTATTAAAAAAGTACGGAGTCATCACCTCCAGCACACGCTCGTCCAGCCTTGTTGCCGCGGCATTATCCAGATAAACGAACCGTTCCTGCATGTCAGCCTCCTCCTGCGTCTTCTAGATGAATAATGTTATAGTTGATTCCCTGGCCTCGTTGACATAGGTACCAACTGCGCAGTAGTCAGATATCAGGTCGTCACGCAGGTCCTCGCGCTTGATACCCATTATTTCCATGCTCATATCGCAGGCCAGAATCTTGCCACCCAATTCTACGAAATCCTGGAGCATTCTCTCAAGGGAGGCAACATTCGCCGCCTTCATCTTCCGCTTCACCATCCATTTGCCCAACCCAAACATGTGCATCCTGGACAGCGTGCCCTTTTCCAGGCCACCCTTCTTGAGACGTTGCAGTCCCCAGAAAGTGAAGTATAGCGATGCTTCCATGCCCATGGCAAGTGCTCCGTTGGCAACAATCAGGGCACTGTATATTTTATCCATATCTCCGCTGTGAACGATGATGGTCGCCTTATTCTTTTCGTCTGTCATAGCCCTCGCCTCCAGCTACTTTCGTATCCTGATACGCCAGTTTTGTCCCTCTTCCTTCACTTCAAGAAGTTCCAGGCCCAAAGCCTTGACAGCCATCGGTATTTCTTTCTTTGAAGAAGGATGGTTCCCGACAACCTCCACGATGTCACCCGGCGCTGCTTTTCGCAGGGCTTTACGGGTCTCAACCAGGGGTACCGGGCAGGTCTCACCGATGCAGTCTACTCTTATCTCTGCCATCTTTCGCTACCTCCCCCAAATAATATCAGCCTGACCTGTGATATATCTTGCCTTACGTGAATGCTGTTTGTTCTTAAGATATTTTCCGGTCAACCAATCAGGAATTGCTGGTAAAGACCATGCATTAATACCGTGTGTACAATCTCCCGCTCATTTGATAGATTATAGAACATCAGGAGAGCATAAATCTGTAACAAATGTCCCGCAATTCAAACAATAACCTCACATATCACCTGACTTTACCAGACCGGGCATTTATGATATCATGATATGCCAGGTGAGTATAGCCTACCACCGACAACCCTGCTCTGAAAACGATCAACACGCAGCAGGAATCGGCGGTATTGTTTTACAGGTGGTTGGGGGAGGAGGGACCTGCCCGGAAATGACACGTGATACCCGTGCAGCAGTAGTACCGCAGAGTTGTTCAGCATGGTAGTAAAAATAAAAAGGAACAGGATTATAGGCCAAAGCGGGAATATCTGCTTCGGTCACCTTGATTGTCGCCTCATTACCGGAGGGAACCGGATGGCAACAACTATGCTATGGCTAATGCGTAGCCCGAGAGGGCAAATATGATGGTAATTTCGTATTACGACAAACGAAGGGGTTACGCATGCCTAAGACAATTGAACAAATCAATAATAGAATAAGAAAAGGTGAGGCAGTGGTAGTCACTGCCGAAGAAATAATTGACCTGGTTGAGGAAAAAGGTTTAGAGAAAGCAGCTCAGGAAGTTGACGTAGTGACCACGGGGACCTTTGGACCGATGTGCTCGTCCGGTGCTTTCCTCAACGTAGGACATACCCAACCTCGAATCAAACTTGGTGGCGGCAAGGTATATCTCAATGATGTCCCGGTCTACGCAGGGCTGGGCGCAACAGACGTCTTCCTCGGAGCAACAGCCCTTCCTGATGATGACCCCAGGAACAAAGTGCATCCTGGTGAATTCAACTATGGTGGGGGCCAGGTAATCGAGGAACTGGTTGCCGGCGAAGACATCCGGCTGACCGCTACCGCCTACGGAACAGACTGCTACCCGCGGAAAAGGCTGGAGACCCTTATCAATATAGCGGACATCAATGAAGCGATGCTATTCAATGTCCGTAATGCTTACCAGAACTACAACGTGGCTGTGAACCTGTCCGACAGAACTATCTACACCTATATGGGGGTGTTGAAGCCGGGCATGGGTAATGCCAACTACTCCAGTGCCGGGCAGCTATCGCCACTGCTCAACGACCCCCTCTACCGTACGATAGGTATCGGCACGAAGATTATACTCGGCGGCGGTATCGGCTATGTTGCCTGGCACGGTACGCAGCACAACCCCGATGTCCTGCGGTCGGAAAACGGAGTCCCGAGACGAGGAGCGGGAACACTGGCCGTCATCGGTGACCTCAAGCAAATGAAGCCGGCGTGGCTGCGCGGCACCAGCATGCTTGGCTATGGCACCACGCTTACGGTCGGCATCGCCGTCCCGATACCGGTACTCTCCGAAGAGGTCGTCCGTTATGCAGCGGTGAAGGACGAGGACATCTTCGCTGCTGTAGTCGATTACTCCGGACCATATCCCCAGAGGAGGTCCGATGTACTGGGAGAGGTGAGTTACGCCGAGTTGAAATCGGGCACAATACATGTCCAGAGAAAGAAAGTACCAACTGCCTCTCTATCCAGCTACCTGAAGGCCACAGAACTGGCTACCATGCTGAAAAAACAGATACTGGCCGGTGATTTCCTGCTTACCGAGCCAGTGGCCCCGATACCCGGTCCGGAATCCGGAATCAAGTTCAAGAACCTGGAGGAGCGGTCGGTAGAAGACTAGCATCCGGTTGCACAAATCCGCGTAACATTTAGATTGCTTCGTTTCACTCGCAATGACATGTCAATGGCGTGTTACCCTGAGCGTAACGGAAGGCCCCATTCCGCGGAATGTAATAACCGGTATTTCTGCAGTTGAGTACCAGCCAGGACAACAAAGGTGAAACAACAGTGCACCCATTGTATTGCAACGGTACGGTGGGTGCACTGAACTGTATTGTGAGCACACCACAGAGCGAGGTATCGGGGTCACTGCTTAAACGACTCACCCCACACATATATAGATATAGCCCCTTATCCTCTGGATAAGGGGGCCCCTTATCCAGAGGATAAGGGGGATAAGGCATTGACAGATAGGAGGCAGCCAGTACCATGGCTAACCGCAGGGATACTCTCCGGTGACAACCAGTATCGGCTGTGCTGGAGTGTTACTAATGTACTGGACGAGTACAGGCCATTGAAACCGCTTCCCTGTTGTTATAAACTAAGGTCTTAACATCCTCTGTAAGTGAAGTACGCTCAGCAAGCAGAGTGGCAAGGAGGCGCTGTGAAAAGAATCGGAGTTCTAACCAGTGGTGGTGATGCCCCCGGAATGAATGCTGCCATCCGGGCCGTAGCACGTACCGCACTGTACAAAGGCTGGGAAGTCCGCGGGATACTCCACGGTTACAGCGGGCTTTGCAACGGTAACATGATAGACGTGAAGACACGCGATGTCGGCGGTATCATCCAGCAGGGTGGCACCTGGCTTGGCAGCGCTCGCTGCCCCGAATTCAGGACCGAAGAGGGACGCAGAAAGGGACTCCGCACATTGCACCAGAACGAGATTGACGCACTGGTCATCATCGGTGGCAACGGTTCCCAGCAGGGCGCTTATGCACTATCGCAGATGGGCTTCCCCGTGGTAGGAATTGCATCCACCATCGATAATGACCTCTACGGTACAGATATAAGTCTCGGGGTAGACACTGCACTTGACGTTGCCCTGGTAGCCATAGACAGTATCAAGGTCACCGCTTCGTCACACCAGCGAGCGTTCGTTATCGAGGTAATGGGACGGGACTGCGGCTATCTGGCGCTGATGGCCGGTATAGCCGGAGGAGCTGATTACATCGTCATCCCGGAGGTGGAGGTTGACCCCGAGGAGCTGGCAGCCGAGGTCGGTAGAGTCTACGAGCGAGGTAAAGCCCACGCTATTATCGTTGTCGCCGAGGGCGCAAAGTACAATGCAAAAAATTTGGAGCGTTTCTTCATCAAGAACAAGGCACGTCTGGGCTTTGAATTGAGAGTAACCATACTGGGATACATCCAGCGGGGAGGCAATCCCGGCGCATGGGACCGTCTCCTGGGGACACGACTCGGCGCTGCCGCTACGGAACAGCTGGCACTGGGTGAATACGGTGTAATGGTGGGCCTGCTGAGGGGTGAAATCATCCCGACACCCCTCTCTGAGGTGGTGGCTAACAAGAAAACTCTTGACCCGGACCTTATCCAACTGGTGAAAACGCTCGCATTGTAGACAGTATCAGCCGGTGGTAGTCATGACCCGCTGGCTTGAATTCGGGAGGGTCCAATGAATCAAGTAAGTCTGGTTCGCACCAGCGACAGGGCAAAAGGCGTACGCAGGGCTATAGCCTTGCTTGAGTCCAATCCGGTGCGTGGGAAAACGGTAATGCTCAAGCCCAACTACAACTCCGCCGACCCCACTCCAGGTTCGACGCACATCGACACCCTGCGCGCCCTGGTGGAGAACCTCAAGGAGATGGGTGCGAAGAGTATCACGCTGGCCGAGCGAAGCGGGCCGGGTGACAGCACCCGCGCCGTTATGGAGAAGAAGGGGGTCTTCCTCCTGGCTGAAGAACTGGGCTTCGAGATACTCGACCTTCAGGAGATGGGTGAAGACGGTTGGGTCCTCGTCCAGATTGAAGGCAGCCACTGGAAGAAGGGTTTCATGTTTCCAAGGGCCTACTCCGAGGCTGAGTATATCGTGCAGACATGCTGCCTGAAGACCCACGCCTTTGGCGGTCATTTCACCATGTCCCTGAAGTGCTCCGTGGGTATGGTCCCCGGAGGAAGCCCTTATATGAGGGAGTTGCACACCTCTCCCTATCAGCGTGAGATGATTGCCGAAATCAACGCCGCCTACTCCACGGACCTGGTCGTGATGGATGGTGTCGAGGCATTTGTCGATGGAGGTCCGGCACAGGGAACCCGCGCCGATGCCAACGTCGTACTCGCCAGCAGCGACCGCGTGGCGATTGACGCCGTGGGTGTGGCGATACTGCGCTCGCTGGGCACCACCCCGGACGTGAGCCAGGGACGCGTCTTTGAACAGACCCAGATTGGCCGGGCGGCTGAGCTGGGGCTGGGAGTCAAGTCCCCGGAGGAAATTGAACTGGTCGCCGATGATGCCGAGAGCCAGTCATTCGCCGAAAAGGTAAAGCAGATTCTCCTGGCTTAACGGAGAATATTTCCGCATAATTGTGGTGCTTAGCTACGGGCGTTTTATCTCCCTTATCTGACGCCTGTCCTCGGCAATTGTCCGCACCTCGCCGAACGCGGCAACGGCTTCCTCTGAAGATGGAGGCGGCGCCATCTTCAGGAAGACTGCCTGCTGTTCCGGGAAGACAAGGGTCGGTGTGCCGAACACCTGCAGGGTCTCCGCGGCATAGGTATGGTCTTCAGCAAGCCGTGCCAGCGACTGGCGACCGGTGAAATTCTTATGGAACTGGTCCATATCCAGACCCGAGCTTTCAGCGACCCTGGTCAGCACTGCCACATCAGAGATATCCCGGTTCTCTTCGTGCCTGGCCTTGAGCAGGGCCATGTGGAAGGTATCAAACGCCACTGCTCCCTGCCGACGGGCGGCCTCGGCAGCGCGGAACGCATCACGCCCCCGGCTGGGATAGTCCTCGGGCTGTTCCCACAGCTTCCACTCCGGTCCCTGCTGGCTATTCACCTGCTCCAGGCTGAAGTACTTCCAGTTCACGGTGAGCGCCGGACCAAGGCCTTCTTTGACTCTCTGCAGCCAGACCGCTGCGTTGTAGACATAGGGTCAAAGGTAATCGAAGTACACATCCAGCACCAGGTTGTCGGTCATTCCATTTCTGACCATTTCAGCCTCCTTTTCCTTGCTGGCAACCCTCAGCCCAATGTCCTATTCTACCTTGACCGCACCAGGTCGACAAGTCGCACGATTGTTGACACATGCAGTGTTGAATAGTACCATGCCACTATCTCCGGAAATCCTCGCCAGTCCGACGACCGGAAGAAAAGTAAACGCCGGAGGAGATTACCATGGAATACCGCAGACTCGGTAATTCCGGCCTCAAGGTGTCTGAGGTCGGCCTGGGAGGCAATAACTTCGGCTGGTGGGCCGACGAACAGGCCTCCATCCCCGTGGTCCACGCCGCCATCGACCTCGGCATCAACTTCATCGACACTGCCGACATCTACGACCGGGGGCACTCTGAAGAGTACGTCGGCGAGGCGTTGAAGGGCAAGCGCACCAATGTCGTCATCGCTACCAAGTTCGCCAATCCGATGGGTGACGATGCCAACCAGTGTGGCGCCTCACGGCGCTATATCATGCAGGCGGTGGAAGCCAGCCTGCGCCGTCTCCAGACGGACTACATCGACCTCTACCAGATACACATGCCGGACGCGACAACACCCATTGAAGAGACACTTCGCGCCCTGGACGACCTCATTCACGATGGGAAGGTACGCTATATCGGCTGCTCTAATTTCGCTGCCTGGCAGCTCTGCGAGGCACTGTGGACGTCCCGAACCAACAACCTGCACTCCTTCGTTTCTGTACAGCCGATGTACAATATCCTGGCACGACAGGTTGAGCGGGAGCTTATGCCCTGCTGCCAGGCTTATGGTGTCGGCATCATCCCATACAGTCCGCTGGCCAGTGGTTTTCTTACCGGCAAGTACCGGAAGGGCGAAGAGCCCCCCGCCGGTGCTCGCCTCTCCGGGACTGACCCCAGGTTCCAGCGCATGTTCACTGATGAGAACTGGAACAGGCTGGAGAAACTGGAGAACTACGCCAAGGAACGCGAGCATACCGTCGGCGAGCTGGCGATCGCCTGGCTCCTGGCCAAGCCGATGATGGCTACGGTCATTGCCGGGGCACGTAAAGTTGAGCAGGTGACGGCCAATGTCGCCGCCGGTGATTGGAAGCTGACCGCCGAGGAGGTCGCCGAGATAGAGGGCTTCCTGTAGGCAAAGAAGGGAACCATGAAACACGAGGAAGCCGGATTCAAGGGATACGGAGACGCCAACCTGTACTACCAGTGCTGGCTGCCCGATACGGAGCCACGGGCAGTCCTGGTGGTTGCGCACGGCCTGGCGGAACATGGTGGTCGCTATGCCAATGTGGTCGACCACCTCGTTCCCAGAGGTTACGCCATCTATGCCCCCGACCATCGCGGGCACGGCAGGTCGGAGGGGCAGCGCTGCTACGTAGCGCGGTTCGAGCACTACATTGACGACCTCGAAGCCTTCCTTGCCATTGTGCGCCGGGAGCAACCCAACTTCCGTCTCTTTCTCTATGGCCACAGCATGGGTGGAACCATTGCCCTTGCCTACGCCCTCCAGCACCAGAGTGAGCTTGACGGCCTGATAATCACCGGGGCAGTGCTCCGCCCGGGCAGCAGCATCACAGCGGTGCACATCCTCGCGGCCAGGGTACTCTCTGCGCTCCTGCCCAAGATGGGTGTCACTGCTCTCGACAACGGCGGCATCAGCCAGGACCCCGAAGTGGTGCAGGCATACGTCAACGACCCGCTGGTGTATTGTGGCAAGGTCACCGCCCGCCTCGGTGCCGAGTTCCTCAGGGTGATGCAGCAATTGCCGACGCAGGTGAAGGGGGTCCACCTGCCGGTCCTCATCATGCATGGCACCGAAGACATCCTTTCCGACCCGCAGAGTAGCCAACTGCTCTACGACCGGGTCTCGTCAGAGGACAAGACCCTGATCCTCTACGAAGGCTATCACCACGAAATCCATAATGAGCCGGGGCGGGAGAGAGTGCTGGTTGACATGGAAGGCTGGCTGGAAGCCCGGACCTGACTGCCGGCAGACAGCTACAGCTCTTCGGCATTACTGGCAAGGGCTACTCGAAACGAAGGGTGTGTGCTATCTCCTCGAAGAGCGGCCTGATGAACGCACTGTACCGGTCGATATTCCAGAGGTTGACGGTAATCCATCCTATTCCTCTTTGGACACCGATAGAGTAGCAGTGCATGCGCTGGCCTGCAATCGTGGCTTTGTACTCCACTATCGCGGCTGCCATCCCGTCAGCCAGTGTAGTGCTCCCTGAGGCAAGAACCTCCACAGGTCCTTCCCTCAGAGCGAGGGAGATGACCTCGGTGAAGTCATCTTCCCAGCCGATGTTCCAGTAAGAGACAAACAGTCCGGTAGTACGACTCGGTGCCAGTGCCTCATATAGCTGCGTCTGGGTTGTTTCCGTCCAGTCGTGGGGGTGCATGAAGGAGAACCCGTAGCGTTCGTTGCTGATTTCTTTCGCCGGAAACGAGGTCTCTTCAACCGGTTCCCTGGCAGGCAACTCCTTGATCGGCTGTGCTCCGGCAGCGACTTTATCAACCACAGGTAACTCAGGCAGCTCGTAGTCCTCTTCATTCAATCCAAGCTGCTCGATGACGGAACTGCTCCGCTCATGGAAGTATTTCCTGGCCAAATCACTGATGAACATATCCTCGCCTTCATCGGTGTCATTGTCGAGGTAAGGAGAATATACATCCTGCAGCAGATTGAATATCCGCTCGTACTCGGCAAACGTGAAGAGCTTATTATCCGGATTCATAAACTCGGCCAGATAGTGCTCGTAGGTCTGCCGGTACTCGTCAATCTCGAATATTTTCTCAACCAGGGGATATTCAAAGCTGGAGAACTGGTCAAGCACGTCCTCAGTTATCTGTGGGGCCATGACCTGCAGAAGCTCCCTGTTATGGTTGCCCCAGTCGTAAATGCCGATATGAAGCGTATCAAACAGCGCGAACCCCTCCCCGAGGGACATGTCGAAGTCCGTGGGGAAGTGCTCTATCTTGCCACTATTATTGAAGTACAGGTAGTAATTATTACCGATGGACCAGTAGTCATCCCATTTACCCAGGAGGACGTTCATTGCCAGGTATCGTAGAAAGCGGTCCACCTCGAAGTTGTCGTCCAAGTACTGCTTCAGTTCGGCTCCACTGAGGGTATTCAGGTTACTGACGAAGGTGAGAAACCCGGAATGGTCCTGGATATCTTTATTGGTCTTCAAGTCGTACGTGGGGCGGTAGTGTGCTTCCCAGTCCTTCACACCGACAATCCGGGGGTCGCCAGCGAATACGTGTTCAAAGTTATTCGGGTCATCAATCGGCCCCAGGTTGGCCGGACCGGAGTCGCTCCAGAGGCACTTGTAGAGATTGCCGTCGTTGGCACCGCTGCCGTACCTCTTGGTCAGGAAGGACTTATCTACCGGTTCAATGAGGTTATAGATGCCGAAATAGTGTTTCTCTCCGCCGATGGTTATCCACAGTCGCGCCGAGCCAACCCTGGAGGTATTAACGCCGGCACGCCGCATCATCTCGTAGCCGTATATCTCCCTTATCTGGGAGGTGTCCCAGACCCCGGTAACCGCATTGTGGGAATTCATCCTGAGCTCAAGCTCGCGCAGCTTGGTGAACCGCCTCTGGTTCCGGTCCTCCCATTCCGGTGTGCCTTCTATCTGGTCGAACACCTCATTGAACTTAATCTTGAAGTGGGACTTGTGGAGGTTGCCCTGGGGGTCTTGCGGGTAGGGTCGATTGACGTGCCCCTTGGTCCGAAAGCCGACCTCCCCAATGATGGCATCTCCCGCCGAACCCTTGTAGATAAAGGTCGCTTTTCGGTAGTTACCTGTCAGCGGACGCTGGTTCGGGTCGGTCCTGGCGTAGGCACGCATATCCCTCAGCAGACCGCTCCATTCCGAATCGGAGATGACTATCTCGATGTCGTGAAGCGTGCCGATGGTGAATAGCTCTTCATAGCCCAGTTGGCTGTACTTGATGGTGTCGCTGTCGGTCTGCGCCCGCACTTCACCCGGGGTGCAGCCACTTACACCAAGCACCATCAGGGCCAGAAGAGAAACGGGCAATGCTCCTGATAGAAACCTTGCAATCCTCACCGCTGTCACCACAAAAAAGTACTGCCCAGCTAGCTCCCGGGCAGTTCCAGGCCCCTCAGGAAATCAAGCACCGATTCATTGAATACCTCTACATTGTCCAGGTTGGCAGCGTGACCTGCATCGGGGACCACCATGTGCCGCGCGTCGGGAATGGCCTTCGCCATGTACTCCCCGGCCGCCAGAAACGGGGTGTCTTTCTCGCCAACGAGTACCAGAGTGGGCACCTTGACCTTATCCAGATTATCAATCACCCAGGAATCGAACTGGGCGACGACCTTGCGTGCCATATTGGCCAGACCCACCGGGTCGAGCTTGAGGATGTGTTCTCTGGGGGTGTAGCTCGGGGCACCGTCGGCAAAGGCACTAATACCCTGGCTCATCAACAGTGCTGCCCGTTCTTCCTGCTGCTTGTTCCACTCATCCCTGCGGGCGGGATTCCTGTATCCGGGCCCGGTGTCCATCAGGATAAGCGCGGCTACTTTCTCCGGATGCGTCAGGTAGAACCGCAGTGATTCGTAGCCGCCCATGGAGAGACCGCCAACTACCGCCTTTTCGACTCCCAGTGCTCCGAGGAGCTGATACAGGTCCTCGACCACGATATCAGCCGAGTACCGGTCCACTGAAGCCGGACTTTCCGACTCACCGTGGCCACGGGCATCGTAGATGATGAACTTATATTCTCCAGAAATCGCCGGTACCTGCGGTCGCCACATGTTTACCGTACCGACAAACCCATGGAGAAATACCACCGGGTATCCCTCTCCGTGTACCTCGTAATTCAGCATAATGCCATTGATATTAGCCTTGGGCATAGTAACAGCCTCCTCTTCGTCGGGAATTCGGGGCACTCCAGTAGGCACCATACTAGCATGACCACCATCCGTTCGACAAGCTCGGCTCGCTTACCACTTTCGACACTGCCGTACAGCGCCCGTCACCAGTCTCATGCTATAATAAGATGCGCAATTACCATGAACACATACAATGATGAGCTTGACCTGCACCGCAACACCGTGGACGAAGCCATCCCCAGACTGGACAGTTTTCTGCATTCCGCTTTCCAGGCCGGACTATACCGGGTCTGGGTGGTCCATGGTAAAGGTACGGGAGTACTTCGCCAGGAAGTAAGGCGCTATCTGTCCGGTCACACCCTGGTCAGGTCTCACTGTCCGGCCGACCGATATCACGGTGGCGACGGCGCTACACAGGTGGAGCTAAGCGACCGTTAAAACTCCTGCCGGCCGGGGTATCCGTGCCTTGATTTAGCTGCCGAAACGTGGCAAACTACCTCAAATCATCCTCACAACAGGAAGGAATCCGAAATGAATCTGAAAGACAAGTGTGCCATAGTTGGGCTGGGTTACACGCCCCAGGGAAAGGTCCCCGGTCGCAACGCGATGAGTCTCTACATGGAGGCTACCAGGAACGCCGCCGCCGATGCCGGACTTGCTGTGCAGGATATCGATGGCCTTCTAATCCAGCCCTGCCCCACCGACCCCCGTGTCAGTGCATTCGGTCTGGCCCAGGAGCTCGGACTGTATCCCCGCTTCGCTGGAGACCTCCAGGTACAGGGCGCCACGGGTGGGGCCATTATCCAGCACGCCGCGATGGCGGTGGACGCCGGACTGTGCGATTACTGTCTCTGTGCCTTCGTTGACATGTCACGCACCGGGTCTCCCAGTACCGGCGTCGTCTACCAGATGGCATCGACGACCAACTCCGCCTACGGCAACTTCGGGGTCGCCGCCGGCTATGCCATGATTGCCCGGCGCTACATGCACGAATACGGCGTGACCAGCAAGCAGTTCGGGGCGGTATCGGTGACCTTCCGCAAGCATGCCCAGCTCAACCCCATTGCCCAGATGCAGGAACCGATGACGATTGAGGACCACCAGGCCTCACGTATGGTTGTCGAGCCGCTGCACCTTTTCGACTGCTGCCTTGTCTCCGACGGCGGTCGTGCCCTTATCGTTACCACTGCAGAACGGGCGCGGGCCCTCAAGCAGCCACCGGTCTACATCATGGGAATGGGCCAGGGCCATCCCTTCGCCGACCCGCTACGACGTCCTGTGTTGACGCTGACCGGCGCGGTGAAATCGGGAAAGACCGCCTTTGCCATGGCGGGCATCACTCCCAGGGATGTGGACATGTGCGCCATCTACGATGCATTCAGCTTCGTTGTGCCGCTCCAGTTGGAGGACCTGGGTTTCTGCGGCAAGGGTGAAGGCGGGGCATTCGTCGAGGATGGCCGCATCGGACTCGGTGGAGAGCTCCCCATAAACACCTCGGGGGGCCTTCTCTCCGAAGTGTACCTCCAGGGCTGGGTTGGGACGCATGAACCGGTGCGCCAGCTCAGAGGCGACTGCGGCGAGAGGCAGGTGCCCGGCGCGGAGATTGCCCTGATGACCAGTAGCGGCGGCGTCCTCAGCGAACACGCCACCGTGATAATGAGGA
This DNA window, taken from Dehalococcoidales bacterium, encodes the following:
- a CDS encoding DsrE/DsrF/DrsH-like family protein gives rise to the protein MTDEKNKATIIVHSGDMDKIYSALIVANGALAMGMEASLYFTFWGLQRLKKGGLEKGTLSRMHMFGLGKWMVKRKMKAANVASLERMLQDFVELGGKILACDMSMEIMGIKREDLRDDLISDYCAVGTYVNEARESTITLFI
- a CDS encoding sulfurtransferase TusA family protein produces the protein MAEIRVDCIGETCPVPLVETRKALRKAAPGDIVEVVGNHPSSKKEIPMAVKALGLELLEVKEEGQNWRIRIRK
- a CDS encoding homocysteine biosynthesis protein; this encodes MPKTIEQINNRIRKGEAVVVTAEEIIDLVEEKGLEKAAQEVDVVTTGTFGPMCSSGAFLNVGHTQPRIKLGGGKVYLNDVPVYAGLGATDVFLGATALPDDDPRNKVHPGEFNYGGGQVIEELVAGEDIRLTATAYGTDCYPRKRLETLINIADINEAMLFNVRNAYQNYNVAVNLSDRTIYTYMGVLKPGMGNANYSSAGQLSPLLNDPLYRTIGIGTKIILGGGIGYVAWHGTQHNPDVLRSENGVPRRGAGTLAVIGDLKQMKPAWLRGTSMLGYGTTLTVGIAVPIPVLSEEVVRYAAVKDEDIFAAVVDYSGPYPQRRSDVLGEVSYAELKSGTIHVQRKKVPTASLSSYLKATELATMLKKQILAGDFLLTEPVAPIPGPESGIKFKNLEERSVED
- the pfkA gene encoding 6-phosphofructokinase; translation: MKRIGVLTSGGDAPGMNAAIRAVARTALYKGWEVRGILHGYSGLCNGNMIDVKTRDVGGIIQQGGTWLGSARCPEFRTEEGRRKGLRTLHQNEIDALVIIGGNGSQQGAYALSQMGFPVVGIASTIDNDLYGTDISLGVDTALDVALVAIDSIKVTASSHQRAFVIEVMGRDCGYLALMAGIAGGADYIVIPEVEVDPEELAAEVGRVYERGKAHAIIVVAEGAKYNAKNLERFFIKNKARLGFELRVTILGYIQRGGNPGAWDRLLGTRLGAAATEQLALGEYGVMVGLLRGEIIPTPLSEVVANKKTLDPDLIQLVKTLAL
- a CDS encoding DUF362 domain-containing protein produces the protein MNQVSLVRTSDRAKGVRRAIALLESNPVRGKTVMLKPNYNSADPTPGSTHIDTLRALVENLKEMGAKSITLAERSGPGDSTRAVMEKKGVFLLAEELGFEILDLQEMGEDGWVLVQIEGSHWKKGFMFPRAYSEAEYIVQTCCLKTHAFGGHFTMSLKCSVGMVPGGSPYMRELHTSPYQREMIAEINAAYSTDLVVMDGVEAFVDGGPAQGTRADANVVLASSDRVAIDAVGVAILRSLGTTPDVSQGRVFEQTQIGRAAELGLGVKSPEEIELVADDAESQSFAEKVKQILLA
- a CDS encoding DsbA family protein gives rise to the protein MVRNGMTDNLVLDVYFDYLUPYVYNAAVWLQRVKEGLGPALTVNWKYFSLEQVNSQQGPEWKLWEQPEDYPSRGRDAFRAAEAARRQGAVAFDTFHMALLKARHEENRDISDVAVLTRVAESSGLDMDQFHKNFTGRQSLARLAEDHTYAAETLQVFGTPTLVFPEQQAVFLKMAPPPSSEEAVAAFGEVRTIAEDRRQIREIKRP
- a CDS encoding aldo/keto reductase — encoded protein: MEYRRLGNSGLKVSEVGLGGNNFGWWADEQASIPVVHAAIDLGINFIDTADIYDRGHSEEYVGEALKGKRTNVVIATKFANPMGDDANQCGASRRYIMQAVEASLRRLQTDYIDLYQIHMPDATTPIEETLRALDDLIHDGKVRYIGCSNFAAWQLCEALWTSRTNNLHSFVSVQPMYNILARQVERELMPCCQAYGVGIIPYSPLASGFLTGKYRKGEEPPAGARLSGTDPRFQRMFTDENWNRLEKLENYAKEREHTVGELAIAWLLAKPMMATVIAGARKVEQVTANVAAGDWKLTAEEVAEIEGFL
- a CDS encoding lysophospholipase is translated as MKHEEAGFKGYGDANLYYQCWLPDTEPRAVLVVAHGLAEHGGRYANVVDHLVPRGYAIYAPDHRGHGRSEGQRCYVARFEHYIDDLEAFLAIVRREQPNFRLFLYGHSMGGTIALAYALQHQSELDGLIITGAVLRPGSSITAVHILAARVLSALLPKMGVTALDNGGISQDPEVVQAYVNDPLVYCGKVTARLGAEFLRVMQQLPTQVKGVHLPVLIMHGTEDILSDPQSSQLLYDRVSSEDKTLILYEGYHHEIHNEPGRERVLVDMEGWLEART
- a CDS encoding CotH kinase family protein, with the translated sequence MRIARFLSGALPVSLLALMVLGVSGCTPGEVRAQTDSDTIKYSQLGYEELFTIGTLHDIEIVISDSEWSGLLRDMRAYARTDPNQRPLTGNYRKATFIYKGSAGDAIIGEVGFRTKGHVNRPYPQDPQGNLHKSHFKIKFNEVFDQIEGTPEWEDRNQRRFTKLRELELRMNSHNAVTGVWDTSQIREIYGYEMMRRAGVNTSRVGSARLWITIGGEKHYFGIYNLIEPVDKSFLTKRYGSGANDGNLYKCLWSDSGPANLGPIDDPNNFEHVFAGDPRIVGVKDWEAHYRPTYDLKTNKDIQDHSGFLTFVSNLNTLSGAELKQYLDDNFEVDRFLRYLAMNVLLGKWDDYWSIGNNYYLYFNNSGKIEHFPTDFDMSLGEGFALFDTLHIGIYDWGNHNRELLQVMAPQITEDVLDQFSSFEYPLVEKIFEIDEYRQTYEHYLAEFMNPDNKLFTFAEYERIFNLLQDVYSPYLDNDTDEGEDMFISDLARKYFHERSSSVIEQLGLNEEDYELPELPVVDKVAAGAQPIKELPAREPVEETSFPAKEISNERYGFSFMHPHDWTETTQTQLYEALAPSRTTGLFVSYWNIGWEDDFTEVISLALREGPVEVLASGSTTLADGMAAAIVEYKATIAGQRMHCYSIGVQRGIGWITVNLWNIDRYSAFIRPLFEEIAHTLRFE
- a CDS encoding alpha/beta fold hydrolase, with amino-acid sequence MPKANINGIMLNYEVHGEGYPVVFLHGFVGTVNMWRPQVPAISGEYKFIIYDARGHGESESPASVDRYSADIVVEDLYQLLGALGVEKAVVGGLSMGGYESLRFYLTHPEKVAALILMDTGPGYRNPARRDEWNKQQEERAALLMSQGISAFADGAPSYTPREHILKLDPVGLANMARKVVAQFDSWVIDNLDKVKVPTLVLVGEKDTPFLAAGEYMAKAIPDARHMVVPDAGHAANLDNVEVFNESVLDFLRGLELPGS